CACGCATTGCAATCAGGTAGGGCTGTTCTTTGTACCACGCGATTGTACAGCGCATTCCAAGGTGAACGAAGCTTTCGCGTCGCCCGAAGAACAGCGCAGCTATTGAGGGCCACATCGGCCCCTTGCGCCAATTGTAGTCACCGACCAGGACAACAGTTCCAATTGCCATATCGCTCATCAGACAAACCCCATGATTTCGCGGGCCTTCTGCGCGGCCTCTTTTTCCACGTCTCCGGCTTCCACCGCCTCATCCAGTTTGCGCGCCATTGCGTCGCGTTCGGCCTTGGCGATTTCATCACGCAGCGAGGTGCTGCGGATCAGGTTGTTCAGGGCGGTGGTCAGATCCTTCAGCCCGCGCGGATCGGGAAGCTGATCGGGGTTGACCATGGCCATCTGTAGCCGCCATTGAATCGTGGTGAGCTGCTGGAACAGGGCCGAGGTGACGTCGACCTCATCTTGCAGGCTGGCCTCTTCAAGAAAGGCGCGGATTTCGTCCTGGGCCTGTTCCTGCATCTTGGCGTAGTCGCGAAACTCCTGCCCATAGGCGTGAACGGCGGACTTGCCGATCCGCATTTCCAGCCCGGCGTCTTCAAGGCGAAAATTCAGCGCCTCGGTGACATCCTCATAGTCCGAGAAACCACGCGCCTTCAGCTCATCTTGCAGCCAATGGCGCATCTCGCTTGGCAGTAGGTCGATCTTGCGGGGTGGGGGCATGATTACGGCCCAGGCCGGGGGCGTTGGACGCCTGATTGGCGCGCTTTGCCTTCGGCCACCTCAACACCGCGACTGGTCGCAGTGGCAATGCGGAATAACCCGTTATCAGTGACACTGGCCAAGCCCTGTTCGCTCAGCCAGTCCAGCTCGCCCATGACCTGGTCGCGGGTGGTAGCTACGCCGTAGCTATTGCAGACGTCCACGAGGATGGATGCGTTGGACGTATATTCCGGGCTGTCTGACAGGAATTTTAGAATTGTCAGGCGACGGTGTTTGGACAGGGTGTCTTGGTATGCGCTCATGGTCTCTTAGGTCCCGATTAGATGGTCTTCGTGTCGGCTGACGATGGTTTCAAGGCGGGCCATAATCTTGGCGTTGCCGTCCATCACAGCGCGGATTTCAGCCAGCGATCCTGTCTGTTTGACCAGCTCCAATTGCAGGGCGTGAATGTCGCCCGTGCCGGGGAGGATCTGCACCGTTTGCTCAAGTGCCGCGATACGGTTTTCGTGGCGGTCCATCCGCTTG
The nucleotide sequence above comes from Phaeobacter inhibens DSM 16374. Encoded proteins:
- a CDS encoding phage protein Gp27 family protein, whose amino-acid sequence is MPPPRKIDLLPSEMRHWLQDELKARGFSDYEDVTEALNFRLEDAGLEMRIGKSAVHAYGQEFRDYAKMQEQAQDEIRAFLEEASLQDEVDVTSALFQQLTTIQWRLQMAMVNPDQLPDPRGLKDLTTALNNLIRSTSLRDEIAKAERDAMARKLDEAVEAGDVEKEAAQKAREIMGFV
- a CDS encoding VpaChn25_0724 family phage protein; translated protein: MSAYQDTLSKHRRLTILKFLSDSPEYTSNASILVDVCNSYGVATTRDQVMGELDWLSEQGLASVTDNGLFRIATATSRGVEVAEGKARQSGVQRPRPGP
- a CDS encoding DUF2730 family protein: MTLDLETILKLTNLGISVCAIIYTFFATRQKDTDERFKEGSKRMDRHENRIAALEQTVQILPGTGDIHALQLELVKQTGSLAEIRAVMDGNAKIMARLETIVSRHEDHLIGT